The following are from one region of the Parcubacteria group bacterium genome:
- a CDS encoding nucleotidyl transferase AbiEii/AbiGii toxin family protein, with translation MMLPNKKDAAHKAWLYRLLSAIYDNPALAERLYFKGGTCAAMLGWLDRFSIDLDFDCNAKAGGVRRVQKELESVFADLGLEIKDKSKNAPQYFLRYPAEENARNTIKIDVTMPPPKANIYQTVLLGDIDRIVPCQTKETMFANKLVALIDRFEKHESIAGRDLYDIHHFFMKGFSYTTEVIVERRKTTVPVFLKGLIDFVEKRITETIITQDLSALLARDKFQKIRKVLKPETLMFLRDELQRAGKILDSNRARASK, from the coding sequence ATATACGATAATCCTGCGCTCGCGGAGCGGCTGTATTTCAAAGGTGGAACCTGCGCCGCCATGCTCGGCTGGCTTGACCGGTTTTCAATTGACCTTGATTTTGACTGCAACGCCAAAGCCGGCGGGGTGCGCCGCGTGCAAAAAGAACTGGAATCGGTGTTTGCCGATCTCGGGCTTGAGATAAAAGACAAAAGCAAGAACGCGCCCCAGTATTTTTTGCGGTATCCTGCCGAAGAGAATGCGCGGAACACCATCAAAATAGACGTAACCATGCCCCCGCCGAAAGCAAACATCTACCAAACGGTCCTCCTGGGCGATATTGACCGGATTGTCCCGTGCCAGACGAAAGAAACCATGTTTGCCAACAAACTGGTCGCGTTGATTGACCGGTTTGAAAAGCACGAGTCAATCGCCGGAAGGGATCTGTATGACATCCATCACTTCTTTATGAAAGGATTTTCGTACACCACGGAAGTTATTGTTGAGCGCAGAAAAACAACGGTGCCGGTGTTTTTGAAAGGGCTGATTGATTTTGTTGAAAAGCGCATTACCGAAACAATCATAACCCAGGATTTGAGCGCATTGCTTGCGCGCGACAAATTCCAGAAAATCCGCAAAGTGCTGAAACCGGAGACGCTGATGTTTTTGCGCGACGAACTGCAGAGAGCGGGCAAAATCTTGGATTCAAACAGGGCGCGCGCTTCAAAGTAG
- a CDS encoding response regulator has protein sequence MPHNPPLILYVEDDGMLLTMYQEFFTIYGFAFEGAADFKTGRKLIPEKMPDLVLLDLLLPDMWSAIPHHVNHELGLEILEGIKADPKTRGIPVIILSNIDEAGVVAKAKALGAEDFLVKAHVVPREVLAAIKKIFDARGIPLPEKRVPKT, from the coding sequence ATGCCCCACAACCCACCCCTCATCCTGTATGTGGAAGACGATGGCATGCTCCTTACCATGTACCAAGAATTCTTTACCATCTACGGCTTCGCCTTTGAGGGAGCCGCGGACTTCAAGACCGGCAGAAAGCTCATTCCGGAAAAGATGCCGGACCTGGTGCTCCTTGACCTGCTCCTGCCGGACATGTGGAGCGCAATCCCCCACCACGTAAACCACGAGCTCGGCTTGGAGATCTTGGAAGGAATCAAAGCAGACCCGAAAACGCGCGGCATTCCGGTCATCATCCTCTCCAATATTGACGAAGCCGGCGTGGTTGCGAAAGCCAAGGCGCTCGGGGCCGAGGACTTCCTGGTCAAGGCGCACGTCGTGCCCAGGGAGGTGCTCGCGGCCATCAAGAAAATTTTTGACGCGCGCGGCATTCCCCTGCCCGAGAAGCGGGTGCCGAAAACATAG
- a CDS encoding nucleotidyltransferase domain-containing protein, with amino-acid sequence MRQNLIILFGSHATGRTRAGSDVDVAVLSKKPLSLKEKGLVSEESAKQLGVSEDSIDIIDLSVADPLLQHEVAENGKLLSGDKDDFDLFRLLAWKRYQGTAKFRRARERALGVA; translated from the coding sequence ATGCGCCAGAATCTGATAATACTCTTCGGCTCGCACGCAACAGGCAGAACCCGCGCCGGCTCTGATGTTGACGTTGCAGTGCTTTCCAAAAAACCATTGAGCTTAAAAGAAAAAGGGCTTGTTTCAGAAGAGTCAGCAAAACAGCTCGGCGTTTCAGAAGACAGCATAGACATCATAGATCTCTCGGTCGCCGACCCGTTGCTCCAGCATGAAGTCGCCGAGAACGGAAAGTTGCTGTCCGGAGATAAAGACGATTTTGACCTGTTCCGGCTTTTGGCGTGGAAGCGGTACCAGGGCACGGCAAAATTCCGCCGCGCGCGCGAGCGGGCATTGGGCGTTGCATAG
- a CDS encoding DUF86 domain-containing protein produces the protein MSKEVIIKKLEQLGILLKDLEPLLRMPKDEFENDTVVIRAAERNFQLIVEIASDINTAILIEETGKTPDTYKQSFVELEKIGAVPSEVISDLAASAKLRNILVHEYEFEEDYGRFYDSAKSMLPAYHRYAESIKKHIRG, from the coding sequence ATGTCAAAAGAAGTCATCATCAAAAAGCTGGAACAATTGGGCATCCTGCTCAAAGACCTTGAGCCGCTTTTGCGCATGCCCAAAGACGAATTTGAAAACGATACGGTTGTCATCCGGGCCGCGGAACGGAACTTCCAGCTTATCGTTGAAATTGCCAGCGACATAAACACCGCCATTTTGATAGAAGAAACCGGAAAAACACCGGATACGTACAAACAGTCGTTCGTTGAACTTGAAAAAATCGGCGCAGTGCCTTCTGAAGTGATTTCTGATTTGGCGGCCAGCGCGAAATTGCGCAATATCTTGGTTCATGAATATGAATTTGAAGAGGATTACGGCAGATTTTACGATTCCGCAAAATCAATGCTGCCCGCGTACCACAGATACGCTGAAAGCATAAAAAAACACATACGCGGATAA
- a CDS encoding UPF0175 family protein: MPTQQATKTVCVPEALFDYWKPEDEVSRKLTELSVLELLREKRITSSRAAELLNVPIHDVLDLMGSHQVPYLDYAPGDVRAESALLAGAIGR, encoded by the coding sequence ATGCCTACGCAACAAGCGACAAAAACAGTATGCGTGCCCGAAGCGCTGTTTGATTACTGGAAGCCCGAAGACGAAGTGAGCAGGAAGCTGACCGAGCTTTCGGTTTTGGAATTGCTCCGGGAAAAGCGGATAACCTCATCCCGGGCCGCTGAGCTGCTCAACGTTCCGATACATGACGTTTTGGATTTGATGGGTTCGCACCAGGTTCCCTATCTTGATTATGCGCCAGGTGACGTGCGCGCCGAGTCAGCTTTGCTTGCCGGAGCGATCGGGCGGTAG